In one window of Microbacterium natoriense DNA:
- a CDS encoding carbohydrate ABC transporter permease, whose product MSLRTTDDTEVIVTGVSLSRRRRQLRKTTESYAFLSPTLILLFVLMIVPIVMVIGYSFQDNVILNKSPHFVGVANYVEILSDPGFWKATGNTILFTVASVIAHLVLGLGFAMMLNSPLLGRFSRSFFRALYILPWLFTVAVIAVLWRMLLAPNGVVNFLLNTDIEWLASPQLALGTIIFINIWAGYPFFMVSLLAGLQGIPNELNEAATVDGAGAIQRFWNVTIPQLRPIIVSLVLLDLIWTSQQFALIWMTTGGGPIDVTEVLSTFTYKLAFAKYDFSLAATSAVLVLAMSMVLAVFYVRHQKARD is encoded by the coding sequence ATGAGCCTCAGAACCACGGACGACACCGAGGTGATCGTCACCGGAGTCTCGTTGTCCCGCAGACGCCGCCAGCTGCGCAAGACCACCGAGTCGTACGCCTTCCTCTCGCCGACCCTCATCCTGCTGTTCGTGCTGATGATCGTTCCGATCGTCATGGTGATCGGCTACTCGTTCCAGGACAACGTGATCCTGAACAAGTCGCCGCATTTCGTCGGCGTCGCGAACTATGTCGAGATCCTCTCGGACCCCGGCTTCTGGAAGGCCACCGGCAACACGATCCTCTTCACGGTCGCGAGCGTGATCGCGCATCTCGTCCTCGGTCTCGGCTTCGCGATGATGCTGAACAGCCCGCTCCTCGGACGCTTCTCGCGTTCGTTCTTCCGGGCGCTGTACATCCTCCCGTGGCTGTTCACCGTCGCCGTGATCGCCGTCCTGTGGCGCATGCTCCTCGCGCCGAACGGTGTCGTGAACTTCTTGCTCAACACCGATATCGAATGGCTCGCCTCCCCGCAGCTCGCGTTGGGGACCATCATCTTCATCAACATCTGGGCGGGCTACCCCTTCTTCATGGTGAGTCTCCTCGCCGGTCTTCAGGGCATCCCCAACGAGCTGAACGAGGCGGCGACGGTCGACGGTGCGGGGGCGATCCAGCGGTTCTGGAATGTGACCATCCCGCAGCTGCGGCCGATCATCGTCAGCCTCGTGCTGCTCGACCTCATCTGGACCTCTCAGCAGTTCGCGCTCATCTGGATGACCACGGGCGGGGGCCCGATCGACGTCACCGAAGTGCTCAGCACCTTCACCTACAAGCTCGCCTTCGCCAAGTACGACTTCTCGCTCGCGGCGACGTCCGCCGTGTTGGTCCTCGCCATGTCGATGGTCCTCGCCGTCTTCTACGTCCGTCACCAGAAAGCGAGGGACTGA
- a CDS encoding ABC transporter substrate-binding protein, with protein sequence MITMGRARRRILTLAGAATAVVSVLAISGCSGGDAGTEGGDGGDVTIEFAQWWEPELPDGEFRALIDKFEEENPGIKVELVSGPYASTKEQLFAGAASGTMPDVVGLDGAWVNDFASQGVIADLSALMKEYDHDDSELASQIQVDGSTYMIPVVNFVYPMFTNDTLLAEAGVTAPPTTRTEFADAAAKVSALGGDASGWVLPLSLEAPNGVQNDVMSWVWASGGSMLKDGQPDLTNDDVTSAVDFISDLWNDGSIASGSFTMKEQDKVEEFTNGRVGMMIDSLAHINLIRETNPDLKFSISALPADDGYDGERGIPYASWGIGVAENSEHKEAAFKLVEFLMSEDTNSELSTMAKAFPGNSKSVPDFVNDDELFKKAFEIYQAGYPANEFTGLPVAEELMRQLGEQLQAAFDGQQSVDDALKKAQEAWKAEF encoded by the coding sequence ATGATCACAATGGGGCGAGCACGCCGACGCATTCTCACGCTGGCCGGCGCTGCCACTGCAGTCGTCTCGGTCCTGGCGATCTCCGGTTGCTCCGGTGGAGACGCCGGCACCGAGGGCGGAGACGGGGGAGACGTCACGATCGAGTTCGCGCAGTGGTGGGAGCCTGAGCTCCCCGACGGCGAGTTCCGTGCTCTGATCGACAAGTTCGAAGAGGAGAACCCGGGCATCAAGGTCGAGCTCGTCAGCGGCCCGTACGCCTCCACCAAGGAGCAGCTGTTCGCGGGTGCCGCATCGGGCACGATGCCGGACGTGGTCGGTCTCGACGGTGCATGGGTGAACGATTTCGCGTCTCAGGGCGTCATCGCCGATCTCAGCGCGCTGATGAAGGAATACGACCACGACGACAGCGAACTCGCGAGTCAGATCCAGGTCGACGGCAGCACCTACATGATCCCGGTCGTGAACTTCGTCTACCCGATGTTCACGAACGACACTCTGCTCGCCGAAGCCGGCGTCACGGCGCCGCCGACCACTCGCACCGAGTTCGCAGACGCCGCGGCCAAGGTCTCCGCCCTCGGCGGCGACGCCTCCGGCTGGGTGCTCCCGCTGTCGCTCGAGGCCCCCAACGGCGTGCAGAACGACGTCATGTCCTGGGTCTGGGCATCCGGCGGCTCGATGCTGAAAGACGGTCAGCCCGACCTGACCAACGACGACGTCACCTCCGCGGTCGACTTCATCAGCGACCTCTGGAACGACGGCTCGATCGCCTCCGGTTCCTTCACCATGAAAGAGCAGGACAAGGTCGAGGAGTTCACCAACGGCCGCGTGGGCATGATGATCGACTCGTTGGCGCACATCAACCTGATCCGCGAGACCAACCCCGATCTGAAGTTCTCGATCTCGGCGCTTCCCGCCGACGACGGATACGACGGCGAGCGCGGCATCCCCTACGCGTCCTGGGGCATCGGCGTCGCCGAGAACTCCGAGCACAAGGAAGCGGCCTTCAAGCTGGTCGAGTTCCTGATGAGCGAGGACACGAACTCCGAGCTGTCGACCATGGCGAAGGCGTTCCCCGGCAACTCGAAGTCGGTTCCCGACTTCGTGAACGACGACGAGCTGTTCAAGAAGGCCTTCGAGATCTATCAGGCCGGCTACCCCGCCAACGAGTTCACCGGACTGCCCGTCGCGGAAGAGCTCATGCGGCAGCTCGGAGAGCAGCTGCAGGCGGCGTTCGACGGCCAGCAGTCGGTCGACGACGCCCTGAAGAAGGCGCAGGAGGCGTGGAAGGCGGAGTTCTGA
- a CDS encoding ketose-bisphosphate aldolase, which translates to MLYTGKSILDVANANNFAIPAFNISDWAMFNGIMDISEEKSAPVIIAIHPDEVSHITTDLVAAMHSRAHRSSVPVAIHWDHGGSYEQIITAIKAGFTSVMIDASLLPFDENVALTRKVVDAAHAVGIQVEGELGTIGANDSYGESGAAEIIYTNPADAVRFVEETGVDSLAIAIGTSHGLYPSDKNPELRHDLLEEIKAAVGIPLVLHGGSSNPDSELRRAVELGVNKINISSDIKVSYHNRMRQILGTDERLREPNAIQPAALEAMKITAAEKIDLFGADGKAALY; encoded by the coding sequence GTGCTCTACACCGGAAAATCCATCCTCGACGTCGCGAACGCGAACAACTTCGCCATCCCCGCGTTCAACATCAGCGACTGGGCGATGTTCAACGGGATCATGGACATCAGCGAGGAGAAGTCCGCCCCGGTCATCATCGCGATCCACCCGGACGAGGTCTCGCACATCACCACAGATCTGGTCGCCGCGATGCATTCCCGCGCGCACCGCTCGAGCGTGCCGGTGGCGATCCACTGGGATCACGGCGGCAGCTACGAGCAGATCATCACGGCCATCAAGGCCGGCTTCACCTCCGTGATGATCGACGCCTCGCTGCTGCCGTTCGACGAGAACGTCGCCCTCACCCGCAAGGTCGTCGACGCCGCCCACGCGGTGGGCATCCAGGTCGAAGGGGAGCTCGGCACGATCGGCGCGAACGACAGCTACGGCGAATCGGGGGCGGCGGAGATCATCTACACGAATCCGGCGGATGCCGTGCGCTTCGTCGAGGAGACCGGCGTCGACAGTCTCGCGATCGCGATCGGCACCTCTCACGGCCTGTACCCGAGCGACAAGAACCCCGAACTGCGGCACGATCTTCTCGAGGAGATCAAAGCCGCCGTCGGGATCCCTCTCGTGCTGCATGGAGGTTCCTCGAACCCGGATTCCGAGCTTCGCCGTGCGGTCGAGCTGGGTGTCAACAAGATCAACATCTCGAGTGATATCAAGGTCTCGTACCACAACCGGATGCGCCAGATCCTCGGCACCGACGAGCGTCTGCGCGAGCCGAACGCGATCCAGCCGGCCGCGCTCGAGGCCATGAAGATCACCGCTGCGGAGAAGATCGACCTGTTCGGGGCGGACGGCAAGGCCGCACTGTACTGA
- a CDS encoding carbohydrate ABC transporter permease has translation MALTVQSQRRAAKAGLMIGLILGAVFAAGPVLWMLSSSFKSNTQIFELPPRLLTDTFSFDAYIAIFTNPETMRFFLNSYIVAGAVTVLTLLVAIQAAYAFSRFDFRGKRILNVIIVSVQAVPPITLLIPYFGLMVALGLYNSYPGLILTYMVFTLPYAIIMMTGYFNTLPKELDEAVRVDGAGSMTALWRVLVPISIPGIVSIGIYTFMIAWNEYLFALTLTRTIDMRTVPIGIQLLMGQHSYEWNQIMAMSVLGSIPVLILFLFFQRYFISGLTAGSVKS, from the coding sequence ATGGCTCTCACCGTGCAGAGTCAGCGTCGCGCCGCAAAGGCCGGCCTGATGATCGGCCTGATCCTCGGGGCCGTGTTCGCAGCGGGCCCCGTGCTGTGGATGCTGTCGAGCTCGTTCAAGTCGAACACGCAGATCTTCGAGCTGCCGCCGCGGCTGCTCACCGACACGTTCTCGTTCGACGCGTACATCGCGATCTTCACCAACCCCGAGACGATGCGGTTCTTCCTGAACAGCTACATCGTCGCCGGAGCCGTGACCGTCCTCACTCTGCTCGTCGCCATCCAGGCGGCATACGCGTTCAGCCGCTTCGACTTCCGCGGCAAACGGATTCTGAACGTCATCATCGTCAGCGTGCAGGCGGTCCCGCCGATCACGCTTCTGATCCCGTATTTCGGGCTGATGGTGGCGCTCGGGCTGTACAACTCGTACCCGGGACTCATCCTGACCTACATGGTGTTCACGCTCCCGTACGCGATCATCATGATGACCGGCTACTTCAACACCCTCCCGAAGGAGCTCGACGAGGCCGTCCGGGTCGACGGCGCCGGGTCGATGACCGCCCTCTGGCGCGTGCTGGTGCCGATCTCGATCCCCGGCATCGTCTCGATCGGGATCTACACGTTCATGATCGCGTGGAACGAGTATCTCTTCGCACTCACGCTCACCCGCACGATCGACATGCGCACGGTTCCGATCGGCATCCAGCTGCTCATGGGCCAGCACTCGTACGAGTGGAATCAGATCATGGCGATGAGCGTGCTCGGGTCGATCCCCGTGCTCATCCTCTTCCTCTTCTTCCAGCGGTACTTCATCAGCGGCCTCACGGCGGGGTCCGTGAAGAGCTGA